CTTCTAtccacttagaaaaataatctgTTAGAGCTAGCATGAAGACCTTTTGTCCTGGGGCGACGGGTAGTTTTCCGacgatgtccatcccccatttcatgaaaggccacggAGTTAAGGTGGGGTGTAAGAATTCAgatggtttatgtgtcatacctgcGTGTCGTTGACATTTGTCGCACTTAGCTACGTACCTCATTGCGTCTTTGAGCATtgttggccaatagtatccgtttcttttgattctggttGACATGCTTCGTCCTCCTTCATGTCCGCCgcattctccttcgtggtattgCTTTTGTAGTTTTTCCCATTCTGTTTTTTCTGCGCATCGCATCAATATTCCGTTCGCTGATCTTTTAAATAGTATAccctgcaaaataacatatcgtgaCGCTTTGAAAAGTATCTTCCTGGCCTCGAGCTTGTCGTCGGGTAGGGTTTCGTGTGTTAGGTAGTCGAGGATGGGCTTGGTCCAGCTGTCTGTGTTTGTGGATGATAGGACGAGGTTGGCATCTTGTGGTATGTCTTTTTCAATAGCGGGTGACAATAGGTGTACTAGGGGTATGGTCGGGAATGGTGACtttctgagtgcggatcctaGATTGGCAAGGGCGTCGGCTTGCGTGTTCAAGTCTCGTGGCACTTGTTTAATGGAGAGGGGTTTGAATTTGGAGGCTAGCTTTTTTGCTTTTTCGAGGTATAAGGTCATTTTCAGGTCTTTAGCCTCATAGTCGCCGTTGATCTGGTTGACGATTAATTGTGAGTCGCTAAATATTTTGAGTCCGCTTGCCCCCAATTCTTCAGCTAGCGTCAATCCGGCGATTAAcgcctcgtattctgcttcgttgtttgtCGCTTTGAAATTGCAACATATGGCTtgtgctatcatgtccccttgtggtgactTTAGCACGACGCCTAGACATGCACCGCGAAAGTTAGACGAACCGTCGACGAAGAGTGTCCATACCTCTTCTAcgttattgatgagtttgacttcGTCGTCTGCTATTTTCTCCAAGTCGGGGCTAAAGTCTGCCACAAAGTCTGCTAGGGCCTGCGATTTCACCGCCGTTCTTGGTTGGTATTTGATGTCGAAGCTTCCTAGCGCCATCGTCCATTTCTCCATTCGACCTGTTAGTTCTGGTCTACGCATCACAGACTTGATTGGATAattagtcatcaccactatttggtgagtttcGAAATAATGCCTTAGTTTTCTGGCTGCAGTAACGAGTGCTAAAACGAGTTTTTCGAGGGAGGAATACCTGGTTTCCGCTTCTAATAGTGACTTACTTATGTAGTAAATAGGTAGCTGTTGCGTTTCATCTTCTCGAGCTAGGACCGCGCTGACTGCTGTGGAGCTGACTGCTAGGTAGAGTTGTAGGACTTCGCCTTCTTTCGGCTTGGACAAGAGGGGTGGCGACATCAtgtattttttgaggttttgcAAGGCTGTTTTGTGGTCGTCGGACCAGCTAAAACCTTTGTTTTTGCGCAAGACGTCGTAGAATAGACGACACTTGTCCGACGACCGCGAGATAAAACGATTTAGCGCCGCCACTCTTCCTGTCAAGCGCtgtacctcttttatgttcctgggggattgaatgttgatgattgcgcgcacctggtcggggctggcctcgattcctctttgggtgacgatgtaacctaagaatttcCCTGCAGACACTCCGAAAGAACATTTAGTTGGGTTAAGTTTCATATCGTATTTCCTTAATATGTCGAAGGATTGTCATAGGTGTTCGACATGGTCGTCAGCTTTCCTTGATTTTAcgagcatgtcgtcgatgtagacctcCATCGTGTCTCCAAGTTGGTctttgaacattttgttgaccaatcgttggtacgtcgcacctgcatttttaaaaccaaaaggcatgactttataacaataaattcctctgtctgttacaaaagatgttttctcctggtcgtctgggtgcATAAGGATCTGGTTGtatccggagtaggcgtccataaaTGTTAGTAGCTCGTGTCCAGCAGTGGCGTCGACCAGGGCATCGATGTGCGGCAGCGGGAATGggtctttagggcatgctttgttgatgtctgTGAAATCGATACAGACTCTCCACTTTCCATTCTTTTTACTGACGACGACGACATTTGCTAACCAATCTGGATACTTGACTTCTCTGACTTTCCCGGAGTCTATCAGTTTTTGGACCTCttcgtctatgattttattTCTCTCAGGTGCGAATTTTCGTCGTTTCTGCTTCACTGGCTTAAAGTTGGGGTCGACATTGAGTTTGTGGGTGATGACGTCTGGACTGATTCCTATCATGTCCTCGTGCGACCAAGCAAAGCAGTCCGAGTTTTCTCTTAGGAATGACACTATCTGACTTTTGATGTTGTCAGGCAGCGACACTCCGATCCTTACTACTTGTCCTGGCTTTGTCTGATCTAGTATTATCTCATCGATCTGTTGGTCGTCGGGGTCGTCTACCGTCGACCCTggctgtaattgctagatggATGACTTTGATGGTTTCAGCGCCGTTTCATAACATTTCTTTGCGTCCCTTTGTTgtcctttgatttccatgacTCCCCATTTGGTTGGGAACTTGATTGACTGGTGGTATGTCGACGGCACCGCcttcattttgtggatccatggtcGTCCCAAAATGACGTGGTATGCTGATGGGCAGTCGACGACGTTGAACTTGGTCATCACATTAACACCTTCTGCGTATGTAGGCAGCGATATCTCTCCTACTGTTCGTAGCGATTCTCCactgaatcctactaggactgtcGACCTTCTGATTATACTCTTTTCGTCTAGTCCCATTTCTTGCAGAGCCTCTAGGAACAATACGTTTGCTGAACTGTCGTTGTCGATCAGTATCCTTTTGATGAGGGCGTTGCCTATTGGGAGCGATATGACTAGACCGTCATGATGTTCCTGTTGTGTGTCGGTTGAATCTAAGTCGTCGAAGGTTATTATCATCGCTGCTAATGACTTGTCGAGTGCTACTTCGTCTTCGGTCTTCCCCTCTTTGACGGCTTCAGATTCGCCTCTGTTGATttttttagctgcagaagaAGTTAGTCCACATATATCTGAACCACCAGAAATAACGTTTACCACTTTTTCGAACGTGGGCGGGGCCGGTCGGTCGCCGCTTGGTGCTGGGTTGGGTTGGGAGTTGCTGTCCTTGTTGTACGTCTCCTTTCCTTTGTCGCTCAGTAGGTCCTTCAGGTGGCCTCTTTTCAGTAGATACGCTACCTCCTTTTTGAGGGAGATGCATTCCTCGGTTGTGTGGCCATTGTCGCGGTGGAAGTCGCACCACCTGCTCATGTCCTTCGTAGAGTCTGGTCTGTCGCTCTTCTTAGGCCATCTGACGGTACCACCTACACTTTGAAGGGCGTTCACCACGCCTCCGATGTCGACGTTGAAGCCATACTCGGAGATAGGGGGATAAACGACCCGTTCATTCCTGTAAACACTGTTAGTATCATCATATTGATTGACATTTTGTACCTGATTCTGGCGGTTGTATGGTTGGTGTCTCCAGCTGTTGTTCCTTGGGGTGTACGACCTCCTGTCGCTGCTGCCCCCTGCTGGTCGCTGAGAAACCATTCGTGTAATCTCGTCGTTTTCTATCCGCATCTGGGCAGTGGCCCTCGATCTGACCTCTTCGAAGGTTGCACAGGGATATTTGGTTAGTTCCCGGTACAGCTCCGAGTTGGGGACGAGACCTCTCTTGAATGCTTCGATGGCTGTCCTGACACCACAGTTTTTTATACTAATTTTCtcacaattaaaacggttaaaataatcgcgtaccgactcggtAGGTCCTTGGACCAACCGATAGAGGTCACTTGTTTGTTTCTCCAACTGGCGACTGCTGGCGAATTGTTGGTAGAAGGCGTTGATGAGGTCGGACAGGCAGAAGATGGATCCAGGGGTTATGTTCATGAGCCATTCCAGGGCTGCTCCGTCGAGGGTTCCTCCGAAGGATTTTCACATGACGGGCTCGACCAGGTCGTAGGGGATGCCGATCTTCCACATTCGCTGCTTGTAGAAGTTGACGTGTCTGTATGGATCAGACGTTCCGTCGTACAGGGTGGTCCAGGTAGGGAGTCGGAGCTGGTGTGGTACCGTCACCCTAGCGATTGCTTCACAGAATGGCGACGCTGTATATCCATCGGTCGGTCCGGTTTCCACGGGCGTGGGTGCCCCCGGCAGTTTGGTCATCAGCTTCATCATCAACGAGCATCGCTTCTTCATGTGATTTTCCATCTTATTTAGGCGCTTGGTGACGGGGTCCAGTGTTGCTTCACCCTCTTCCCCATGTGGCTCCTCGCCGTCGGACAGGTCCTCGGAGTCGTCAGTCATCTCGAATATCAATTTCTTCGGTTTTGCACCTGGCTTGTAACGCGATTGATACTTGGTACTTTTCACAGATTCGAGCTCCTTCTGGAGGTTTTCAATGGAGGCCCTTTCTTGGGCCAGCTCTGCTTGGGCCTTCTCGTAGGCCGCTTTCATCTCTGCGAGCGTCATCTCTTCAGTAGTCATGGTGTGTAGGGAGATTTTGTGTgaaacctagttaatgtccccacagacggcgccaaactgtttatgccaaatttcgtctaggggcgacctttggcttgggtcgacactaactaaacGAGGATTAAATAAAGGAAGACAAAAGAGACACGACACAaagaagtgttgacgcggaaaacccaagaataaggtaaaaaaccgcggatagctatgaggctatcaatccactaagtttcCTATATGATTGTTTGCGTAttattctagaaatcaatgtaACAAAATTAAAAGGCGAATACAAGAGTAATATGAATGCTTTTATAGCTTGAGAGTATGAGAGCTTGATTTAACCCCCCTTCTAATATCCTGCTGCTAAGCTTTTATATGCAGAAGATAACGGCTCCATTGGTTGGGAGAATCCCTATCCTTTAGGGATTTTCCCCTGATCGTCGCCCATGACCGTTTCTGGTCTCCAACGTCCTCCGTATTCCTTGGCGACTCCTTGGACCTATTCTGCTTGTGTGGCGGCGTCAGCTACCTTGGGCTTTGGGCTTCTGATCTTGACCTATTTCCACTTATCTTCTTCGTCGATcgttgctacttctttgtcgcTAGTATCCTGTCGCTAGTCTTGTGTCGCCTGGACCCTCGTCGACTATGGTCACACTCGACGTGTTCATCCGACGCGATGTGTACCTGTGATATGACGATACCTGgaagacacgacatgatcaatcgtcaaagcagttatgtcgttagtaCAGAAAGTGGGATAACAAACATATTGCACCAAGTACCCCTGAGgtttgatattatgcatgaaatACCTCAACCATTGTGTAGAGTTAAAGAAAGGCTATGAGCATTACCAAAGTTTTGACGGGAGAGGTTTAGATTAAAGGTTCATAACAATCAAATGATCATGAAATTAAACTACATACATCCAATTACCTCAAAGAATTCATTTTATACTAGTTCTCAAACAGTAGTAACAGAAGGTACAAAAGAGAAGACCGTGTTTGATGGTGCAACCATGAATATATTTCAGCTGTTCCAATGCACCAGCATTCACACAAGCAGGTAAAACACTCATTGTTAAAAATTCAGCTGAAAATCCATCATTTTTCATTCAGATAATTAAATAGACACAGAGCATCGAAATATCGTTCATGGATTACAAATCCTTTAATCATTGAACTCCAAGAAACCTCAGTCTTCTCCATTACCAAGTCAAAAACTTTTGACAACTTCTAAACTATTATCACATTTACTATACATATCTACCAAAGAATTCTGAACTTAAACTTGATTATCTAAGCCATTTCATATGCCATTTGCATGGATTTTCTTCCCCCAATTCATGTGATTTCAACTCAACAGTTGATGGTAAGACTGCAAGTCCAGTGTACAGGTTCATTCTTATTCCTTCATTCCTCATTTTCACCAATAATGCCATGGACTTTCTCGTATGCCCATGTCGAAAATTGTTGAAATCATCAAGTTCCACACGACATGATCCTTTTAAGACATTATCTTGAACATCAAACTCGCATTCTTTAAGCTACCTAGTTTGGAGTACATAGTCAACAATGCAGTGCTTGCATCTAAATCTGGAATAAGGTCACTAATAACAATTATACCATGAACCAACACCCCTAATTTCTAGGATTTCAGTTTTGTGCTAGCTCTCAAAAGATTGATCAAAGAGACCGAATTCGGCCAAATATTCTCCTCCATCATTTTCTTAAACACCCCAAAACAATTCATAGGGCCGGGTTCATATTATGTTAACTAGATCTCAACTATCAGAGAATTCCAATTATCCAATTCTCTCGAACAGTTTACGTGCATTTTCAAACTCACTAAATTCACAATAAAACTCAGCTAAACCCTCTTTCACTTGCTCATTAACATCAAACCCAAGTTTAATTTAACAAACGCCCATGTATCTTTCTACCACAACGAACATCGATTACACGCTTACAAGACCTATTATCAGAATCGTATGAAAATTCATCTGGGTACATCGAATTTGACACCATCTTTGCGTATAGAAAAATGGTTTGTGTAAATTCACTAGATTTTGCAAGAATTTGAAAGAACCCTGTTGTAAATTTTCGAATTTGGGTtgaaaattgaattgaaaacgtGCAAAGAGGGGCTATGGAGGCCAAGATTACTATATGATTCAACACTTGCGATATGGTAATCCCAGAGAATTTCTCACTATATCACTCTTTGTTTTAGGGATTCAAGGTCACTCTAATGGTGTAAGAGAATAGAGAAATGTCGAGGAAGGAAGTTAATTGGGAAGttaggttttgaatttttttttggttatgtCGCCAGAATGGGGAAGTAAAGGAAAAAAGGTAAAAACTGACTAACGAAAAGTTAACATCCGTAAGACAAAATGGCATTTTGAGATATTATATCATATGCCAGCGGTATTTGGTACATTATGGAAAGTTTAGAGGAATTTAGTGCATTAAGCTAAACCTCACggacatttcatgaaaaatccatttttttttgttttaatgtgAGGAGATCAATTTCTCATGGGAGTTTGCACAGGTACCTCGATGGCAATCTCTCACGGAAATTTTTTCCATACCCAAGACTCGAATCCGAAAtattggttaaggagcaagagagaCCCTTAGCTACTCATACCAACCTCAATCggtatttaattgtttattttgGAGAGGAGAAAAGTCAAGTTTAATTCGGAGTTTGGAGTATGTTTTGTACATATatggaaagagagagaaaataggaaAAAGTATGTTATGTTCTTGAAAAGGATCTGCCATATTGTGGTAAAAGCTCTTTTTAGCAACTTCTACGATCAGCGATCACTTTTGAATTTGTCGTGGTCaatttctaattatttaattttgccGTTTTCTTCAtgcaatgttctaaattttggGTTTATCTTCCTATTCTTTTCTGCTCTCCTAATTAattgattttgccactttttcCTTGGCACTTTCAATCACCGTAAAACTCCAAAGCATGCACCTCAAAGGCTCCAAATTATCCCATTAAGGAAATATCACAAATTAAAACTGGTATGAGAGGTTCAGAAACCCATTTGCATACCAATTCTCAGAATATATTCGAGCAATTTGCTTGGTTTGTAAGATTAATAATCAAACCATAATAACGCTTAAATTAAACACACAATACGATAaacaataagataaattaaaaattaaagggCAAATAAGCTATcattacaaaaatttgtatcttttatgacaacttaataacgacgggtaaaaatctcgtcgcaaaaggacttttgcgacggggataacaacccaacaaagacgggaacaaccgtcgtaaatgttttttatgacgggttaacgacgggattttccattaacgacgacccccttttatgacgggttcacgacggaaaatcccgtcgttaatcaacaattattggcctttagagacgggatttcccgtcgttaatagtacaatttcttttaGTGTATAATAAAGAACAAGAATTAAGACAAAATCAAGTCATGATCGAAGGGCGATTATGTTAGCATTGCTCGAGTCAACATTGAATTCGAAGTTAATTTAAGATATTATTGATATTATTCcgtcaaaaaaatatattatttaattaatcccACTTACATGGACCTCGTCCACGCTATAATTAGCGTGAACCAGGGAGTTTTTGTAAATTAACGTGAACCGGGTAATCGCCGTCTTCTATTATAGAAAATATAGGTTATGTAAAGTAactgtattttcagaatagtaactatgaaaaaataataataagataGTCATTtcaataagaataattattctatccaaagagtaaccaTATCATATAGAAATGTAATTTgaactgtaaaacaattactataaaaaataagaataattatatattcattcttgcagacaaaaagagtatattatagaaactataggttctgtaaagtaactatatattcaaaatagtaactatgaaaaaataacaataatatagtcatttcgataagaataattattctatccaaagagcatctatatcatatagaaaagtaattttaactgtaaaacaattactataaaaataagaataattatatattcattcttgcagacaaaatagtaaattatagaaactataggttctgtaaagtaactatatctttaaaatagtaactatgaaaataataataatatagtcatttcgataagaataattattctatccaaacagtaactatatcatatagaaaagtaactttaactgtagaacaattactatattataaaataaacaatatgatatatagatgctttagaggtcatatagtaacttttactattatatagttactattgtaTATCACATAATCACTGAAATAAAAAAGAGTAAttatatcaaaagtaacagtaattacAACTCCTGAACagtaataaagaaaacattaactacttggttagttgttttagctacgacattctaattatttgcatctattaaataaaccaggttaaaatcaaatattttttgaactaaaaaatactaatcgacacgtcCACGTCTATTTTTTCCACCAGCACGTCAtctccttcctctaccacgtccttggtttccattgttgtcaggattttcttattctcttgcttttgttttccttgcaaaatttattctttgcacgactTTAATTCTGGGCCATCATCTTcgtatttctgaatcaataatatttaaactaagttaatgatttaacatttaaatatgaaaaaataacatagtaactatatatgtaaaacatatagtttctattatgcatcatatagtaactcttagaatTAACGATGGTAAGATACTCGCAGAATTGCCGAtatagttattattattgttatagtcatatagttactgtcataataatatagtcacttttattactaataacatagagtacaaagaaagaacataaaaagaacataaaagaacataatgataacatagtaactatttaaaacatatagttactattatacatgatatagtatctcttaattaatattaatgatagtcatatataAGCAGGgttgcatatatagttattgttatgatcatatagttattgtgatcataacatagtaactcttattattAATAACATCGAGGACAACAAAcaacataaaaataacattataatatacataaaacaatataccaaacatatagttactataatacaagatatagtacctataaatattattgatggtcatttagtcacaaaTTTGCAAACATAGttggtgtgataataatatagtaactcgatCCATAATATAGTAACCACATCACTAAAATTgtagaataacataaaaaacatgcacataacataataaactaacatagtacctatttcaaacatacaataactattcaagaaaataaacatatggtaacaaatcatgataaaataaacataatacatatttcaaacatatagtaactatataaatatatagtaactattgaagaaaataaacacatggtaacaaatcatgataaaataaacatagtacctatttcaaatatatagtaactacataaaccatatagtaactatataaaatatatagtgactattattataatatagtaactattgtacacatatagtaaccattataatcatataatcactatctaagaagcggacaaaAATATaatctaaataacatagtacataatgtaatcgtataataactattatttatcaaaaagttactataaactgttcataacataataactattttaaacacatagttactgttttaaacttataataactttctaaaaaatatagtaactattttaaacacatagttaccgttttaaagttatagtaactttttaaaaaatatagttactctaaaaactactactaacataaacacaacgaacattccagtgacAAAAATACTATTTCGCAATGtaaattaaaggtgactatatcatttatatactaactatgtgaaacactaaccctaatttcaacaaaataacaaacatttcaaatcactcaacaaaataataactgttgtacacatatagtaactattgtacacatatagtaaccattaaaataatatagtaactattgtacacatttagtaaccattaaaattacatagtacctctttaaaccatatagttactatattactcatatagttactatttaaaatcgtgaagtcactgatcaaattcgcgaagtgaaaacgatatttcggtaaaacacaaacattaatttctccaaaaccacaaatattttcaattttacataaaaatagacttaaacttctttaaaaaacaacaaaccgagatgtgatctctaaaaattctagCAAAGATTTGTAGACGAGCGCGAATTCTTCGTttcgatttcggcaacgacgaacctccttcttgatctactacttcctccaatttttcctcatctaatagatccgattataagaattataagataattacgaagaaaatcgaacaaaacctagaaatttgggctaaattttgaaaagtattgagagaaaatgaagagagagaaaatgaagagagataaATGAACAtaatgtagatctgaaattttgaaaaataaaaaagtttaaaacgtatataaagtgggatagacacaaatcgcattgaaactctataaaacacatagtaactctttaaaataaatagttactgtaatacgcatataattactatttaaaatcacaaaataattgtcacgtgacagttacacaTGTTGCCCATACAAATTACTCCATTGCCCTAGTCCAcgctaacttagcgtggaccaggtttatattagtgtaaatattatttaattcgGAGTAGTGTTTTTTGTACAATTGAACGTGCCCTCTGTAATGATAAAAAAACAACCTATTTACATATAAAATCTAGGTTTTTGGACTAGCCGTCGCAGTCTTCTTTGTTGTTCTTGTTTCCTATTTTGCTTTATCGAGGAAGTATTATACTTCATCTGTTCCTTAAAAATTGCATGGTGGTTGACTTTACCCTTTTCAATGCATACTTTGACTTAATATCTCGaattatgtaaaaaaaaaaacttataaaagTTGATGTTTAGAAGATATATATATCGATACAAATCTAagaagatctcacatgactataatttttctTAGATAAGAGTTACAAACGGTGACTAAAGGTTTAGTATGAATAGCGTAAAAAAATAagatggtgcgatatttatagaacagaggaagtatgatATTCTGGCTTACAGAATATTTTGTTGACTATCTCTATTACATAAGGGAAGAGGGGAGGGGCATTTTGGTAATtccacttttcgtgtccccctaGGAATAGACTACTATACCCCCATCCTTCAttccaaaccctagaaattgttAAACGTATTTTTCTTTCGTTAATCAattacaaaacaaacaaaataaataaaaataaaccaaAGGGGGAGAGAAGAACGCCGCAGCGAAGGCGATTTTCCAACCATCAACTAGACCAATGCAGTAGCTATCTATGTCGCCGCCTCCACCGCTGGAGTTACGCATCGCTGCCTCACGCAACCGGTGAGGTCCAGTTTATTAGATCGGTCGATGTTGAGTGAGCCCACACCGGTGGAGCCCATACTACGCCAACTAGGTTGTACTGGTAAAAATCCTagaaagttcaaatttcaaattcgagTGAAGTAACGAATGGATCGAAACGAAGAACAAGAGAATCAGCGTAAAGTAACACACGAAAGAACAAGGTCAGTAATCGTGGATTTTTCTAACAATTTAAGcatgtttttgttaattttgttgatatttatcgatattcttattattttcgatttttcaaaaataaataaattatttcgaTTTGATTTGTAATGACCTTAATTTCTTTTGTGCTGTGATTTATAATaatgatttataataataataataattctatTTTTGAAGTGCATAAATTGGATTTtggtgaagatgatgatgatggaggagagagaaagggataTGACGTTTGGCTTTCGGATGTGGTACATACAGGTTAGCGGGTGAGGAGAATACACCATTGCCAAAGATTGATAAAGTAATAAGAGTGACCATGtttcaattcaatttcctaTTTTTCCATTTAACCGTT
This genomic stretch from Spinacia oleracea cultivar Varoflay chromosome 3, BTI_SOV_V1, whole genome shotgun sequence harbors:
- the LOC110795927 gene encoding uncharacterized protein; translated protein: MNITPGSIFCLSDLINAFYQQFASSRQLEKQTSDLYRLVQGPTESVRDYFNRFNCEKISIKNCGVRTAIEAFKRGLVPNSELYRELTKYPCATFEEVRSRATAQMRIENDEITRMVSQRPAGGSSDRRSYTPRNNSWRHQPYNRQNQVQNVNQYDDTNSVYRNERVVYPPISEYGFNVDIGGVVNALQSVGGTVRWPKKSDRPDSTKDMSRWCDFHRDNGHTTEECISLKKEVAYLLKRGHLKDLLSDKGKETYNKDSNSQPNPAPSGDRPAPPTFEKVVNVISGGSDICGLTSSAAKKINRGESEAVKEGKTEDEVALDKSLAAMIITFDDLDSTDTQQEHHDGLVISLPIGNALIKRILIDNDSSANVLFLEALQEMGLDEKSIIRRSTVLVGFSGESLRTVGEISLPTYAEGVNVMTKFNVVDCPSAYHVILGRPWIHKMKAVPSTYHQSIKFPTKWGVMEIKGQQRDAKKCYETALKPSKSSI